From Psychroflexus torquis ATCC 700755, the proteins below share one genomic window:
- the mrdA gene encoding penicillin-binding protein 2, translating to MRKLLPIVLVSFAAFLFLIRLFYLQILDESYDEVSTNISVRKVYDYPQRGYIYDRNGKLMVGNQPAYDVIAVPQEVKNFDTLELASLLKLTPQRLKIQLEKAWRYSPRLSSVITPQLTKKEYAVLQERMHKYQGFYIQKRSLRDYTINHSANILGYIAEVGDREISRNSYYQSGDLKGKQGVEEQYEEALRGERGVKHYLRDIHNKNIKPFKEGKFDTLSKKGSDLHLTIDAELQAYGEKLMKGKRGGIVAIEPSTGEILSLITAPSYDPDILVGRKRSKNFTKLYYDTINKPLYNRALQAIYAPGSPFKALTGLVALQEGVVGLEESFRCSGGYTYARGVRMGCHHHPSPVEMVTGIAHSCNAYFAQIYRRTIEKYDTPQKGIDVWRGHMASFGLGDYLGYDLPVGRAGLLPDSDYYNKVYRYPTYNWYASATLSNAIGQGEVLTTPIQLANATAAIANKGWFYRPHIIKSIDDKPVDNKKYTTKQVTTIDKEHFEPIIQGMHDVFNYGTATFLRVPGIEVCGKTGTSENYVKIDGERMQLTDHSIFIAFAPKDNPKIALAVFVENGYWGSRYAGRISTLMIEKYLKDNIERKDLEDWILNHTLEDEYAKPYSGEPFKINQ from the coding sequence ATGAGAAAGTTGCTCCCCATTGTTTTAGTTAGTTTTGCCGCATTTCTTTTTTTAATCCGTTTATTTTATTTGCAAATTTTGGACGAGAGTTATGACGAGGTGTCGACCAATATTTCTGTACGTAAAGTATACGATTATCCTCAACGAGGATATATCTATGACCGAAATGGAAAACTGATGGTAGGTAACCAACCTGCTTACGATGTCATTGCTGTTCCCCAGGAAGTAAAAAACTTTGACACTTTAGAGCTTGCCAGTTTATTAAAATTGACTCCACAGCGACTCAAAATTCAGCTGGAAAAAGCGTGGCGATACTCCCCAAGATTGTCTTCTGTGATTACTCCTCAGCTTACCAAAAAAGAATATGCTGTTCTCCAAGAACGCATGCATAAATACCAAGGGTTTTACATTCAGAAAAGGTCGTTAAGAGATTATACTATTAACCATAGTGCTAATATTTTAGGATATATCGCTGAGGTTGGAGATAGAGAGATTTCACGAAATTCCTATTATCAATCGGGAGATCTAAAGGGAAAACAGGGAGTTGAAGAACAGTATGAAGAGGCTTTAAGAGGTGAGCGAGGCGTTAAGCATTATCTAAGAGATATTCACAATAAAAACATCAAACCCTTTAAGGAAGGTAAGTTTGACACTTTATCTAAAAAGGGAAGCGATCTCCACCTTACTATAGATGCTGAATTGCAAGCCTATGGAGAAAAACTGATGAAAGGTAAACGAGGTGGTATTGTAGCCATAGAACCGAGTACTGGAGAAATTTTAAGTTTAATTACAGCCCCTTCTTATGATCCCGATATTTTGGTAGGAAGAAAGCGATCAAAAAATTTCACGAAACTTTATTACGACACTATTAATAAACCCTTATATAATAGAGCCTTACAGGCTATTTATGCGCCAGGCTCTCCATTTAAAGCTTTAACAGGACTCGTAGCTTTACAGGAAGGGGTTGTTGGGCTAGAAGAAAGTTTTAGGTGCAGCGGAGGATATACCTATGCAAGAGGTGTAAGAATGGGCTGTCACCATCACCCGAGTCCAGTAGAAATGGTTACTGGAATTGCACATTCTTGTAATGCCTATTTTGCACAAATCTATAGAAGGACTATCGAAAAATATGACACTCCTCAAAAAGGGATCGACGTCTGGCGAGGGCATATGGCTAGTTTTGGTCTTGGCGATTATTTAGGTTATGATTTACCCGTAGGAAGAGCAGGATTACTACCAGACTCTGATTATTATAACAAAGTTTATAGATATCCTACTTATAATTGGTACGCCAGCGCTACTTTATCCAACGCCATCGGTCAGGGGGAAGTGCTCACTACTCCTATTCAACTTGCTAATGCAACAGCAGCGATCGCTAATAAAGGTTGGTTCTACAGACCCCATATTATAAAATCAATAGACGACAAGCCAGTTGACAATAAGAAGTATACTACAAAACAAGTAACCACCATAGATAAAGAGCATTTTGAGCCGATTATTCAAGGGATGCATGATGTTTTTAATTACGGGACAGCTACGTTTCTTAGAGTCCCCGGCATAGAAGTTTGTGGCAAAACAGGAACATCAGAGAATTACGTAAAAATCGATGGGGAAAGGATGCAATTGACAGACCACTCTATTTTTATTGCCTTTGCTCCAAAAGATAACCCCAAGATAGCCTTGGCTGTTTTTGTAGAAAATGGATATTGGGGATCTAGATATGCTGGTAGAATATCTACTTTGATGATAGAGAAATATCTGAAAGATAATATTGAACGAAAAGACCTTGAAGACTGGATTCTCAACCATACTTTGGAAGACGAGTACGCTAAACCTTATTCTGGTGAACCTTTTAAAATTAACCAGTAA
- a CDS encoding 30S ribosomal protein S16: MPVKIRLQRHGKKGKPFFWIVAADARAKRDGKYLEKLGIYNPVTQPATIELNVDSSVKWLRNGAQPTDTAKRILSYKGAMMKKHLLAGVDKGALTEEEAEKKFQAWLSEKGDKILTAEERVAKTKEAEREKALEAEREVNAKREAEAKAIQDEEDAKVKAEAEAKAAAESEKETPASEDSKEA; this comes from the coding sequence ATGCCAGTTAAAATAAGATTACAAAGACACGGAAAAAAAGGAAAACCTTTTTTCTGGATCGTCGCAGCAGATGCTCGTGCTAAAAGAGATGGAAAATACCTCGAGAAATTAGGGATTTATAATCCTGTCACTCAACCTGCAACTATTGAGCTTAATGTAGATTCATCTGTAAAATGGTTACGAAATGGTGCACAACCAACGGATACCGCAAAACGTATTTTATCTTACAAAGGCGCTATGATGAAAAAGCACCTGTTAGCAGGTGTGGATAAAGGAGCGTTAACAGAGGAAGAAGCAGAGAAAAAATTCCAAGCTTGGTTGTCTGAAAAAGGAGATAAAATTCTTACTGCTGAAGAAAGAGTAGCGAAAACTAAAGAAGCTGAAAGAGAAAAAGCATTGGAAGCTGAAAGAGAAGTGAATGCTAAGCGTGAAGCTGAAGCAAAAGCTATTCAAGACGAGGAAGATGCTAAAGTTAAAGCAGAAGCTGAGGCTAAGGCCGCAGCAGAATCTGAAAAAGAAACTCCTGCTTCTGAAGATTCTAAAGAAGCTTAA
- the rodA gene encoding rod shape-determining protein RodA codes for MPKTLLQIDWLTILIIIILISFGWVNIYSTTFVNPDESIFDISKIYGKQLLWIILGVVIAVIVLALESKFFERFANIIYIVAILSLIGLFVFGKTIAGQTAWYSFGPFSIQPAEFVKTAVALALAKYISEINNDLSKFVSQLKAFAIIGIPLALIMLQPDAGSALIYLAFVIPLYREGLPQAYLSVGFLSVAIFMITLKFGFGIFAPVFVAVLIMIYLFNRKRKPRFWIYFLTLLFSLGFSYSVNFILNSVLLPHQKDRFDVIIGETNDIRGSAFNLYQSEVAIGSGGWLGKGWLKGSQTQGRFVPEQHTDYIFSTVGEEWGFLGTSAVVILFTVLIFRLFHLAERQKSQFSRVYGYSVLSVIFVHFFVNIAMVIGLFPTVGIPLPFFSYGGSGLWGFLILVLVFLKLDAKRKSLD; via the coding sequence ATGCCTAAAACTCTATTGCAGATTGACTGGCTCACCATTTTAATTATAATTATATTAATAAGCTTTGGGTGGGTAAATATATACTCTACTACATTTGTTAATCCAGATGAAAGCATTTTTGATATTTCTAAAATTTATGGAAAGCAGCTACTATGGATTATTTTGGGGGTAGTGATAGCCGTAATTGTTCTAGCACTAGAAAGCAAATTTTTCGAAAGGTTTGCAAACATTATTTATATCGTAGCCATATTATCTCTTATAGGACTCTTCGTTTTTGGTAAGACTATTGCTGGCCAAACGGCTTGGTATTCCTTTGGACCTTTTAGTATACAACCAGCCGAGTTTGTAAAAACAGCAGTAGCACTAGCTTTGGCAAAGTATATAAGTGAAATCAATAATGACCTTTCAAAGTTTGTTTCACAACTTAAGGCTTTCGCCATTATTGGAATCCCACTAGCGCTCATCATGCTTCAACCAGATGCTGGTAGCGCACTTATTTATTTGGCATTTGTCATCCCTTTATATAGAGAGGGACTTCCACAAGCTTACTTGAGCGTGGGATTTCTATCTGTAGCCATTTTCATGATTACTCTCAAGTTTGGATTTGGAATTTTTGCTCCCGTTTTTGTAGCGGTCCTTATCATGATTTACTTATTCAACAGAAAACGAAAACCAAGGTTTTGGATTTATTTCTTAACTCTTCTCTTTAGTTTGGGGTTTTCATATTCTGTCAATTTCATATTGAATTCTGTACTGCTTCCTCATCAAAAAGATAGGTTCGATGTTATTATAGGAGAAACCAATGATATTCGAGGCTCTGCTTTTAATCTTTACCAAAGCGAAGTCGCCATAGGCAGTGGAGGATGGCTGGGAAAAGGATGGCTAAAAGGATCACAAACTCAAGGTCGTTTTGTACCGGAGCAACATACAGATTACATCTTCAGCACGGTAGGTGAAGAGTGGGGGTTTTTGGGAACAAGTGCTGTGGTAATATTATTTACTGTACTCATTTTTAGGCTATTTCATTTAGCAGAACGCCAAAAAAGTCAATTTAGCAGAGTGTACGGCTATTCTGTATTATCTGTTATTTTTGTTCACTTTTTTGTGAACATTGCGATGGTGATAGGTCTATTTCCTACAGTTGGTATACCGCTTCCATTTTTTAGTTATGGAGGATCTGGGTTATGGGGGTTTTTAATCTTGGTACTGGTATTCTTAAAATTAGATGCTAAACGAAAGAGTCTAGATTAA
- the rimM gene encoding ribosome maturation factor RimM (Essential for efficient processing of 16S rRNA), whose product MTKDECFYLGQIVSKFSFKGELQIKLDTDEPELYKNLESIFVDYRNKLIPFFVEKSNLQKSSLLRVKLEEVNEEADADDLLKRNVYLPLTKLPKLGGNKFYYHEVIGYKAVDATHGEIGTIKFINDQTMQALFFIDFNDKEIIIPVNDRFIQKVDKDEHIIYFQTPEGLIDMYLED is encoded by the coding sequence ATGACTAAAGATGAATGTTTTTATTTAGGTCAGATCGTAAGTAAATTTAGTTTTAAAGGTGAGTTGCAAATCAAGTTAGATACCGACGAGCCCGAACTTTATAAAAATTTGGAATCAATTTTTGTGGATTACCGCAATAAATTGATTCCTTTTTTTGTGGAAAAATCCAATCTTCAAAAGAGTAGTTTATTACGCGTAAAACTAGAGGAAGTCAACGAAGAAGCAGATGCTGACGACTTGCTAAAAAGAAACGTTTACTTGCCATTAACTAAGTTACCCAAACTTGGAGGTAATAAATTTTACTATCATGAAGTCATCGGTTATAAAGCGGTAGATGCCACTCATGGTGAGATTGGGACTATAAAGTTTATTAATGATCAAACTATGCAAGCTCTTTTCTTTATTGACTTTAATGATAAAGAAATAATTATTCCTGTGAATGACAGGTTTATTCAAAAAGTGGACAAGGATGAACATATCATTTACTTTCAAACTCCAGAGGGTTTAATAGATATGTATTTAGAAGATTAG